One genomic region from Xenopus laevis strain J_2021 chromosome 2L, Xenopus_laevis_v10.1, whole genome shotgun sequence encodes:
- the mmp1.L gene encoding matrix metalloproteinase-18-like — protein MNCLLLKLLLCVALTAALPIDKQDEPPATNEEMAENYLKRFYGLETEGGPVGGKKNIQLFTEKLQQMQRFFGLKVTGTLDPKTVEVMQKPRCGVYDVGQYSTIPKSSTWQKKDLTYRILNFTPDLPQADVETAMQKAFKVWSDVTPLTFTRLYNEASDIEISFAAGDHRDNSPFDGSGGTLAHAFQPGNGIGGDAHFDEDETWTKTTEIYNLFLVAAHEFGHSLGLFHSTDPGALMYPTYPSTDPNAFHLPQDDINAIQYLYGKSPNPVQPTGPTTPSRCDPNTVFDAVTTLRGELIFFVNRFLWRKHPQASKAELIFIQAFWPSLPNTIDASYENPITEQILVFIGSNYSVLNGFDLVPGYPRDIYGLGFPRTVKSIDAAVYIEHLGKTYFFADGKYWRFDEDKQQMDTGFPKLISNDFPGIPDKIDAALYYRGRLYFYIGPSQFEYDINSKRILEVLRSNSWLGC, from the exons atgaactgcctcctgctgaaGCTGCTACTGTGCGTAGCCCTCACCGCTGCCTTACCGATTGATAAACAAGATGAGCCCCCAGCAACAAATGAAGAAATGGCTGAG AATTACTTGAAGAGATTTTATGGTCTTGAAACTGAGGGGGGACCTGTTGGAGGAAAGAAAAACATCCAACTGTTCACTGAAAAGCTCCAGCAGATGCAGAGATTTTTTGGCTTAAAGGTGACAGGAACACTGGACCCCAAGACAGTAGAAGTAATGCAAAAACCTAGATGTGGCGTCTATGATGTTGGCCAGTACAGCACAATCCCAAAAAGTTCTACATGGCAGAAGAAAGATCTAACTTACAG AATTCTAAACTTCACTCCTGACCTGCCTCAGGCTGATGTGGAGACTGCAATGCAAAAAGCTTTTAAAGTTTGGAGCGACGTGACACCTTTGACCTTTACAAGACTCTACAATGAAGCATCAGATATAGAAATCTCATTCGCAGCTGGAG ATCACAGAGACAATTCTCCTTTTGATGGATCAGGTGGAACTTTGGCCCATGCCTTTCAGCCCGGCAATGGCATTGGTGGAGACGCTCATTTTGATGAAGATGAAACCTGGACAAAGACCACTGAAA TATATAATCTGTTTCTTGTTGCTGCCCATGAATTTGGACACTCGCTGGGACTTTTTCATTCCACTGATCCAGGTGCTTTGATGTATCCAACATACCCAAGTACTGACCCCAATGCATTTCATCTTCCTCAGGATGATATAAATGCTATACAATATCTATATG gaaaatcccCCAATCCAGTCCAACCAACTGGCCCAACAACTCCTTCCAGATGTGATCCAAACACTGTTTTCGATGCTGTCACTACGTTGCGAGGAGAACTGATTTTCTTCGTGAACag gtTTTTATGGAGAAAGCATCCCCAAGCATCCAAGGCTGAACTCATATTTATACAAGCATTCTGGCCATCGCTGCCCAATACGATTGATGCTTCTTATGAAAATCCAATAACGGAGCAGATCCTCGTgtttatag GATCAAATTATTCAGTTCTTAACGGCTTTGATTTAGTACCTGGTTATCCCAGGGACATCTACGGACTGGGATTTCCAAGGACCGTGAAAAGTATTGATGCGGCTGTTTATATCGAGCACCTggggaaaacatatttctttGCGGATGGTAAATACTGGAG atttgatgaaGATAAACAACAAATGGACACTGGCTTTCCAAAGCTAATAAGCAATGATTTTCCTGGAATCCCTGATAAAATTGATGCAGCTCTTTATTATAGAG GCCGCCTGTATTTCTACATTGGACCGAGCCAGTTTGAATACGACATCAACTCTAaaagaattttagaggttttaagaAGCAACAGCTGGTTGGGCTGTTAA